Within Spinacia oleracea cultivar Varoflay chromosome 4, BTI_SOV_V1, whole genome shotgun sequence, the genomic segment CATGTGGATCAGCTCCAGTGGTCTTGTTGTACTGATTACCCCCTTTGATTTAAAGGACGTTCTTACTTGCTTTCCTTTGATACAGGCATCACAGACTGATTGTTTTGCAAACTTTGTATTTGGGAGACCTGTGActaaatttttcaattttaatttgttcattagagaaaagctagcatgaccaaatctTTTGTGCCATAACAaaggatcatcttcaataacactGAGACAGGTTAGATTGGAGTGAGGGACCGAGTTGAGGTTAACcacatatgtgttccctttcctCTAAGATCACTGTCTCTGTGTTACTATTGATGATTAGACATTTATTTGAGAAGAATTTTGCATAAttgcctttgtcacagaattgagaaatgcttaataaactatGACCTAGTCCCTCAACTAGAAACACATTATCGATGGAGTGAGACTTTGACTTACCAACCTTACCAATGCCAATGATGTTACCTTTCTTATTATCGCTAAAAGTCACAGTTCCACCTTCGTAGGTCGTGAGTGAGAGAAATCTATTTCTGTCTCCCgtcatgtgcttggaacaaccactgtctaggtaccatgtgttgttccccctcacttcgaCCTGCATGAAGTTTTTAGTTAGAGTTTTTTAGGAACCCAGCATAGCTTGGGTTCCTTACTTGGAATCAAATCACTTTTCTTTACCCATTTAGTTTTGGTGAATTCGATGTTCTTTTCCAAGTACCTTTGGTTTTTAGGGCAAGAAACTCTATAGTGACCGATTTGACCACAGAAGGTGCATACTATGTCACTGTATAAATCTActctggtttttctaggatgatGCTTTTTGTGGTTAAAACCTAAACCTTCTGTGCGTTTGGTTCTAGCTTCTTCTATCCATTTTGGTGTTACCTCTATTTTGTGTCTGGTCCTTTTAGCCAATTCACTTTCTAGATGGGTCTTTTCTTGGTGAATTTTTACTAGTTCTAACTGAGCTTTTTCTAGTTCTTCTTTATAGAGGTTCTTGGTTTTGGCTATTTTTAGGTCAATCAGATCTTGTTTTAGCCAGGAGTTTTCATTGCGTAAGGCTTCACACATTTCTTTTATATGAAGGTTCTGATCAAAGAGTTTAAAGAAACGATTGTCAATATCTAAGTTTGAGTTTCTGGTCCATTCCAACTCCTCTGTGAGTTTATTGACAATGTCTTGGTGTTTTCTGTCTGAGTCTAGTTTTTCTTTTAGGAGATCCTCATAATCACTAGTGAGACAAGAAAGTAAGTCAAACAATTCTACTTTagacatggattcaagcctacttTTAATATGAACAAGACTTGCCTGGAATTTATCAGATTCTGAGTCTGATTCTTCATCTTCATGTTCAGCTACAAGACACAGGTGAGCAATTTCTTCGTTGGGTTGTTCCTGTTCCTCATCAGAAGAAGTATCTCCCCATGCAGCAATCATGGCTTTTCTTACCTCAGTTTTGGAAAAGGAGTTTCTGTTGTCTTTGAATCTATCTTTTgttgtttcctttccttttcctcgTTCTTGATTCCATAGAGGACATTCCCTAATGCGATGTTCCAAGTTTCCACACTTATGGCATCCAGTGTCAGTTTTAGGGAACTTTCGATTTGGTTTGCTTCTGTGTTCCACATCTTTGTAGTTCCTAAACATTCTTCTGAACCTCCTAGCAAACAGAGCtgtctcttcatcttcttcagagTTTTCATCATTTTCGGTTTTTAGATCAAGAGCTCTATTTTTGGTATTCTCTGAAGGTCGCGCGTTTAATTGCAGTTCATGAGTTAGGAGAGATCCAGCCAGTTGTTCCAGGTTAAATTTGGTGAAGTCTTTAGTTTCCTGGAGGGCTGTGACTTTAGCCATCCAGGGATCTTGTGGTAGACTTCTTAGGACCTTCCTGACTTGTTCCTCAGGAGTTATGATTTTGCCAAGAGAATTTAGTTCATTGATAATGTTTGTGAAGCGAGTAATCATGTCTTGAATCGTTTCAGATGTCTTCATGGTGAACAGCTCGTATTGGTGCATTAAGAGATCAATCTTCGATCTCTTAACttcatttgttccttcatgAGTAACCTGGAGCAGATCCCAAATCTGCTTCGCGTTCTTGCAGCCCAttactctgttgtgttcatttgGACCTAGTCCACAATGAAGGATTTTGACGGCCATGGCATTGAGTTCAAGCTTTTCATAGTCGGCTTTGTCAAATTCATCAACAGGTTTGGGAACAGTTTCTCCAGAGGTGTTCAGCTTAGTGACttggaagtctccaacttcaatcacTCTCCATACTTGATAGTTTTCAGCCTTAATGAAAATCTCCATCCTGTTTCTCCAGTAGGAATAGTATTTGCCACTAAACATTGGAGGTCGTTGTGTTGAGTATCCCTCTTCTAGTTTCTCCGTAGTGTTCATAGCTTCAGAATCGTTTTTCCCGTCAGCGTTACCTGCAGCTTAAAGggttctggctctgataccaattgttagttttacagagttcctcaagagggggggtgaattgatattttacgtatttataaaaattaaactacaaggaacagaaatagtaaaatatgcaagcaagatttagcgtggaaaactctctaggcccaatagagaggaaaaaaccacggcccctttggggacttaaacacttttactaattaggcaaaacaactcagtttctttacaaacctaatctactcgggccacactctgccaatcgcctctgattgcagatgactaggaacaaccctctttgttccttcccttatggaaacagtccctcaactgttcctactcactgatctctcgtgagatcttctctcttgctcaagtaagcctgactcaggcttaacatacaataactcaacaccttaatcaaacgtataagaattaattaactactaaCAGACGATATAAGACcaagtaacaaatactgctctatatgggaacaggaacagacttctttaaagattaagactttaagggtgatacctgaaagcttccggttgatgtaaataagtctgataaaaaaGTTTCGCAAAGAACAAAGGTTGTATTTATAAGAATCTAAGTGTTTACCCTAGATTCAAATCCAACACAGTTTAGGACTCTTTTTAATAGATAGATTTTCGCAAATCTTACTTCAAACGCGTTTAGGTAAAAACAATCTTTTCGTATTTTGAGAGTTATATGTTAACTCAAATTCAAGAGTATAACTTCAAACAGTTTTGTAAAAtcagtttaaaaactttgacgtttatctttttgtaaaagtaaaaactgatttatttcgtttcacgatataactaggactctttaaaatactctgttcccatactaagctTGTACTAAATTACACTGGTCTTATACCTTTCGACCCTTATTAATCTGCTTGATTTGATCCTTGATTTAATCTTGCCACGTACTTCGAACTTAATTACTTCATAGCTCCCTAGCTTGCTTCGGTATTGCATTTGTTCTTCTTTAGATATTAACCTGTTCCTGACATTCTCCAAAACGAACTATTAGTAGAAGGTgagcttgtcatcatcaaaaccaggaATCAACACTTGTCTTCTTGATGCGGTTTTCTGTTATGCTTGTGGGATTAGGAAGGGACTGCAGGTCTTTGCAGCAGGGTCCCTTGTGGTTTAGGTGATTCTGTTGTGTGTTTGCTGCTGGGCTTCTTTTGTTGCTGCTGTGTTTTGAGCTCCTTTCTGTTGTGAAGCTGCTGGTGCAGGTGGGCAGACGTGAGCAGAGGTGAAAATATTGCTGCCTTGCTTAGCACCATGTGTATGTAACCAAAATTTTACATGGACATTTCACATACGAAATATAATCTTTAATTCAGAAAACAAGGTGATCTTGAGTTCGTACTAGTATAGTTAAGATCGTGTGACATGGGGTTTCagtgtttttatttttctttttgtattcATGAATCAAGAGAAGCAGATTAGATCATGGATATTGTAACAATTTAGGATCCATTGTAGTTGGACATAGTGTTTAGTTTTTGCATTTGAGGGTGTTGGCTAAGGTTTGTGATTATGAGCTGTAGCACAATCAGTTTATTTTTAGTGTACTTTATTTATGACAAAGGAAACTTCACATTATTGTATTACAAAAtagtttttttataattaaatatgtaGTAGTTGTTTTAGAAGACAAATTTATTTTTGAGAATGACAAGTTTGAGTTAGCATGTGTTCTTTATGGCTAACCGTGAATCtgtgtaattttttatttttttaaaatattattttggaGGTGCGCTAAGTGAAAGAACGCCGCAACATAAGCCTTTGTTGCAGAGCGCCAAAACCACAACGCGTTGTAAATAAACTCTTACATTAGACCATATGAAGCATTTGTTGAGAAGCGCCTAGAAAATGCATGCCTTAAGAAAAAAACTTAATTGCGATGGACAAAGCGTGCCACGAAAACAATGAAAGCATTCCATAGAAGATACTTAGTATAGTATGTAGTATATATTTTACTAGTGTTAAATTAACTTTTAGGCAATTTAAATTTCACTAATCCTTGAAAAAGCTTTTAAAGGATACCTAAACTTCGCTATGCAAAAATAGACCATTTAAGGGCAATTTAAATGTCAGAAATGTTAAAACAatattttagaggcaaccacaaTACCACTATTGCGAACAATGAACTTTTAGGGGCAACATTAATTTTACTAATGCTAAAAAACCTTTTAGAGGCTCTCATAATTTCACTGATGCTAAAAAAAGAACTTTTAGGGGCAACATAAATTTCATTAACGCTAAAAAgaagttttagaggcaaccattatttcaatGATGCTAAAAATGTACTTTTAGGGGCAACCTAAGTTTCATTGATGCTAAAAAgaagttttagaggcaaccattatttcacTAATGCTAAAAAGTTGGGGGCAACCTAATTTTTATTGATGCTAATAAACACTTTTAGAGGCAATCATAATTAAGTAACGCTAAAAAACACTTTTAGAGGCCATAAATAATTAATTGCCCCAAGGCGTTGCCTCTATATgtaaattttcttgtagtgttgactttaggaaaataattttaaaaaatcctaaagttccgcaaataccactttgtagtatgaatcactacaaagaagcattagtctccgattaccactttgtagtattgcttactacaaagacTGAATGAAACTAAgatctagtataccactttgtaacaccctaataattccttgcttttataaaactattttccaacttaaaataaaggaattactaaagtattaccgtcaccgtgataacggttaaggctagtaccagaattacgcagcggaaattaatgttaactaactttcaaaccaacataaataatatttattgaggcctcctacaagttggaaccataacggcccaaaaacaaacgtattaaaaatccaacaaacccaaaacatgattaaagtataatttaaaatagtttcaaagcacaaaagaatgaaacTCTCTCAAGcatcccaagctacatgatttcgatcgtacattgatctaccaacctgctaaattaatctactccccaacaatgcaagtgcaaatgatggatcattaTAGGGTTATTAAGGCGatggccatgaccaaaagacacaaagcacgtattcagcaaaagctgagtacttacaaggctagagtgaaataaaactataaacatgcatcactcgctaaagtactaatcaacatgcaaaagccatttaatgaTTAACAAgcgaatacaagactcgactcttgaatcaaaatttaattagaataagcttcaaacgggccaaaagaatattccataaaggaagggtgttgggagcccaccaaacaccataataaattatataatgaatatcggaccataccgagtgtcgggccataccgacggaattccagcgtataaattaaatgaaacaacgtcttgtatcattagtaggagaacgagttttccggcaagtctcccccattgttcatactcaaggtatatacgttccaagagttttgaagcttgttctggttgcactttacgtttattaatattttattaatggtgaactcgagactcgaacacccatacatacatacatacatacaattaataaacgacaaccaaaacagtctcattttaatcctttaggacttgtgattaATAAGTCAAGACGTattgaaattactaccaagttccttctcacaaaaggtgagattccacatcatgcctattaacatgagggttgtgcccttgcacgacaaatccgaattcatttcatataaaatattcccaactgaaccctacatgtgcggtggcttacgtgagctaacccttcacatgtggtaaaataaatagtacaacgaggtacgaatatttggctcaaaagtattctagacatcccgtacaatagcataacaatagataattcatcccttgcatgtgaaacaaccatacatgcataaatattgaacaacatgatttacaatgaaatccatactcacaatagtcccaa encodes:
- the LOC130471568 gene encoding uncharacterized protein → MNTTEKLEEGYSTQRPPMFSGKYYSYWRNRMEIFIKAENYQVWRVIEVGDFQVTKLNTSGETVPKPVDEFDKADYEKLELNAMAVKILHCGLGPNEHNRVMGCKNAKQIWDLLQVTHEGTNEVKRSKIDLLMHQYELFTMKTSETIQDMITRFTNIINELNSLGKIITPEEQVRKVLRSLPQDPWMAKVTALQETKDFTKFNLEQLAGSLLTHELQLNARPSENTKNRALDLKTENDENSEEDEETALFARRFRRMFRNYKDVEHRSKPNRKFPKTDTGCHKCGNLEHRIRECPLWNQERGKGKETTKDRFKDNRNSFSKTEVRKAMIAAWGDTSSDEEQEQPNEEIAHLCLVAEHEDEESDSESDKFQASLVHIKSRLESMSKVELFDLLSCLTSDYEDLLKEKLDSDRKHQDIVNKLTEELEWTRNSNLDIDNRFFKLFDQNLHIKEMCEALRNENSWLKQDLIDLKIAKTKNLYKEELEKAQLELVKIHQEKTHLESELAKRTRHKIEVTPKWIEEARTKRTEGLGFNHKKHHPRKTRVDLYSDIVCTFCGQIGHYRVSCPKNQRYLEKNIEFTKTKWVKKSDLIPSKEPKLCWVPKKL